A DNA window from Candidatus Sulfidibacterium hydrothermale contains the following coding sequences:
- a CDS encoding winged helix-turn-helix domain-containing protein — MYQELDKVLSQPVRLIIVSTLMKVRSADFNYLKEVTNTTQGNLSHQLKKLKEAGYIEIEKKFVNNYPKTICRITSQGKKAFADYVEKMKTYLNLENP, encoded by the coding sequence ATGTATCAGGAACTGGATAAAGTACTCAGTCAGCCAGTCCGGCTCATCATTGTCTCCACGCTGATGAAAGTCCGATCGGCCGATTTCAATTATCTGAAAGAAGTAACCAACACAACACAAGGAAATTTAAGCCATCAGTTGAAAAAGTTAAAAGAAGCCGGATATATTGAAATTGAAAAGAAATTTGTGAACAACTACCCCAAAACAATCTGCCGGATAACTTCGCAAGGCAAAAAAGCTTTTGCCGATTACGTTGAAAAGATGAAGACTTATCTGAACCTTGAAAACCCTTAA
- a CDS encoding TrmH family RNA methyltransferase, producing MLSKAQIKILRSLHLNKYRRKYRQFLAEGTVNVLDFIAGPLSVIQIYATESWIEKHPDLPQHLKPETISLKEMEKISALKNPSDVLAVIEKPEHQLPDISTLEDYVLALDNIKDPGNLGTIIRTADWFGIKEILCSDETVDAYNPKVVQATMGSLARVRVHYTNLSSWLSKKPSRLKIFGAVLNGQDIRKVKKPGKGILLIGSEAHGISDSLFPFIDEPVSIPAATGSQAESLNAAVATGIVCYTFRMTS from the coding sequence ATGTTGAGTAAAGCACAAATTAAAATCCTTCGTTCACTTCACCTAAATAAGTACCGGCGAAAATACCGGCAGTTTTTGGCTGAAGGAACTGTCAACGTACTGGATTTTATTGCCGGACCACTGTCGGTAATCCAAATTTATGCTACAGAAAGCTGGATAGAAAAACATCCCGATTTACCACAGCACCTAAAACCGGAAACCATCTCATTAAAAGAGATGGAAAAAATATCGGCTTTGAAAAATCCATCGGATGTGTTAGCTGTAATCGAAAAACCGGAACATCAATTACCGGATATTTCTACCCTGGAAGATTACGTGCTGGCACTGGATAATATCAAAGATCCCGGAAACCTGGGAACCATCATTCGCACAGCCGACTGGTTTGGAATAAAAGAGATCCTTTGCTCTGACGAAACGGTGGATGCCTATAATCCAAAAGTGGTACAGGCAACTATGGGCTCGCTGGCAAGAGTTCGTGTGCATTACACAAATTTATCTTCCTGGTTGTCAAAAAAGCCCTCCCGATTAAAAATATTTGGTGCTGTATTGAATGGCCAGGATATCCGGAAAGTGAAAAAACCCGGAAAAGGGATCTTACTCATCGGCAGCGAAGCACACGGAATTTCGGACTCCCTTTTCCCGTTTATTGACGAACCGGTTTCCATTCCGGCAGCAACCGGCAGCCAGGCAGAATCACTTAATGCCGCGGTGGCTACCGGTATTGTCTGTTATACGTTTCGCATGACATCTTAA
- the rpsR gene encoding 30S ribosomal protein S18 translates to MAQNSDIRYLTPIAVDTTKKKYCRFKKNRIKYIDYKDADFLLRFVNEQGKILPRRITGTSTKYQRKVAKAIKRARHLALMPYVADLLK, encoded by the coding sequence ATGGCACAGAATTCAGATATCAGATATTTAACGCCGATTGCAGTAGATACCACAAAGAAAAAATACTGCCGGTTCAAGAAAAATCGCATCAAATACATCGATTACAAAGATGCCGATTTCTTACTCCGTTTTGTGAACGAACAAGGCAAAATCCTGCCCCGCCGTATCACCGGAACTTCAACAAAATACCAGCGTAAAGTAGCCAAGGCGATCAAAAGAGCCCGGCATCTTGCTTTAATGCCTTATGTTGCTGACTTATTAAAATAA
- the nhaC gene encoding Na+/H+ antiporter NhaC, producing MSKKVQRQPSLTESLIPIVFLIFLLSMNVMFWDDTLRGANQVALMTAAALSGILGLRMGYTWTEMREKIVKTIGTAMPAILILLLIGALAGTWLISGVIPALIYYGLDILKPKIFLFAAVLIGMIVSTATGSSWSTIATIGVATLGIGDAMGFDKAVVAGAIVSGAYFGDKMSPLSDTTNLAPAVSGTDIFTHIRYMMYTTIPSITITLIIFLIMGFNLHGGKPPEHIAEVQASILQTFHITPWLFLVPVILFIVIIKKMPPLPALAIGVLLGGIFAVIFQPHIIQNLTHITDNYAKASYIGVMQAIYGPTHIVTPNKEMNDLFSTGGMEGMLDTIWLILSAMIFGGIMESNGMLRKITRSILKLVKSDGTLITSTAVSCIFFNITASDQYISIVVPGEMYHDAFKDRGLKPEVLSRTLEDAGTVTSVLIPWNTGGATQARVLGVPTLSYLPYAFFNLISPLMTIFFAYMNIKIRRYKDDKENKRTASEAGNQPS from the coding sequence ATGTCAAAAAAAGTTCAGCGTCAGCCCAGCCTTACAGAATCTTTGATTCCCATTGTTTTTTTGATTTTCCTGCTTTCGATGAACGTGATGTTTTGGGATGACACCCTGCGGGGAGCCAATCAGGTGGCTTTAATGACAGCAGCAGCACTATCGGGGATTCTCGGGTTAAGAATGGGCTATACCTGGACCGAAATGCGCGAAAAGATCGTAAAGACCATCGGCACAGCCATGCCGGCGATTCTGATTTTACTGCTGATTGGAGCACTGGCCGGAACCTGGCTCATCAGCGGAGTTATCCCGGCACTGATTTACTACGGCCTTGACATTCTAAAGCCCAAAATCTTTTTGTTTGCTGCGGTGCTTATCGGGATGATTGTTTCCACAGCTACCGGGAGTTCATGGTCAACCATTGCCACAATCGGAGTAGCCACACTGGGAATTGGTGACGCGATGGGCTTTGATAAAGCTGTCGTTGCCGGAGCTATTGTTTCCGGAGCATATTTCGGAGACAAAATGTCTCCTTTATCTGACACCACAAATTTAGCCCCGGCTGTTTCCGGAACCGATATCTTTACCCACATCCGGTACATGATGTACACCACCATTCCGTCCATTACCATTACTTTAATCATTTTTCTCATCATGGGGTTTAACCTGCACGGCGGCAAGCCTCCGGAACATATTGCCGAAGTTCAGGCTTCCATTTTACAAACATTCCATATCACGCCCTGGCTGTTTTTGGTCCCGGTCATTCTCTTTATTGTGATTATCAAAAAAATGCCGCCATTACCCGCACTGGCAATAGGCGTTTTACTCGGCGGTATTTTTGCTGTTATTTTTCAACCACACATTATCCAAAACCTGACCCACATCACCGATAACTATGCCAAAGCATCTTATATTGGTGTGATGCAGGCCATTTACGGACCAACACACATTGTCACTCCCAATAAAGAAATGAACGACCTGTTCTCCACCGGTGGTATGGAAGGGATGCTGGACACCATCTGGTTGATTTTGTCGGCTATGATCTTTGGCGGCATCATGGAATCCAACGGAATGCTCAGAAAAATAACCCGATCGATTTTGAAACTGGTCAAAAGCGACGGAACACTGATTACATCCACTGCGGTTTCTTGTATCTTTTTTAATATCACCGCTTCTGACCAGTATATTTCTATCGTTGTTCCGGGAGAAATGTATCATGACGCTTTTAAAGACCGCGGTCTGAAACCAGAAGTTTTGAGCCGTACCCTGGAAGATGCCGGTACGGTAACATCCGTTTTAATTCCCTGGAATACAGGAGGTGCTACACAAGCACGCGTTTTGGGCGTTCCCACACTATCCTATCTTCCCTACGCCTTTTTCAATCTGATCAGCCCGCTAATGACCATCTTTTTTGCCTATATGAACATCAAAATCAGACGATACAAAGACGATAAAGAAAATAAACGGACAGCATCGGAAGCGGGTAATCAGCCGTCATAA
- a CDS encoding alpha/beta hydrolase → MKKENGYTFHTLTMKPDDEGEVVATLIEKKAANHSKKALLYIHGFNDYFFQDHFAEWANQQGFNFYALELRKYGRSILPHQKPNDFKDYHEYFEDIDAAVTFIREKEKNEKLVLVGHSTGGLIAALYAHEHRNDNKVDALILNSPFFEFNVPAFLKKTFIPLMVSLAGSFPKLPSPVGLDKGYGYSLHKSHNGEWDYDLDLKPDAGFKIHASWIKGIYTAQKTLQKGLDIACPVLVMYSAKSVKPGNYRPDMQHADAVLNVKDIEHYADVIGKNVEKASFEGGVHDLLLSQKQVRDKVFQKMEEFLKNNL, encoded by the coding sequence ATGAAAAAAGAAAACGGATACACTTTTCATACTTTGACAATGAAGCCGGATGATGAAGGAGAAGTTGTGGCTACTCTCATTGAAAAAAAAGCGGCAAACCATTCAAAAAAAGCACTGCTTTACATCCATGGCTTTAACGACTATTTTTTTCAGGACCATTTTGCCGAATGGGCCAATCAGCAGGGTTTCAACTTTTACGCCCTGGAATTGCGCAAATACGGCCGCTCTATCCTGCCGCACCAAAAGCCCAATGATTTCAAAGACTATCACGAATATTTTGAAGATATTGATGCCGCGGTGACTTTTATCCGCGAAAAGGAAAAAAATGAAAAACTGGTTCTTGTCGGACATTCCACCGGTGGATTAATTGCCGCTTTGTATGCCCACGAACATCGCAACGACAACAAAGTGGATGCGCTCATCCTGAACAGCCCGTTTTTTGAATTCAACGTTCCGGCATTCTTGAAAAAAACATTCATTCCGCTAATGGTTTCCCTGGCCGGCTCATTCCCCAAACTTCCTTCACCGGTAGGCCTCGACAAAGGATATGGTTACAGCCTGCACAAAAGTCACAATGGAGAGTGGGATTATGATCTGGATCTAAAACCGGATGCCGGTTTTAAAATCCATGCCAGCTGGATAAAAGGAATTTATACCGCCCAAAAAACGCTGCAAAAAGGACTGGATATTGCCTGTCCGGTTTTGGTCATGTATTCAGCCAAAAGTGTAAAACCCGGAAACTACCGCCCGGACATGCAACATGCCGATGCAGTTCTCAACGTAAAAGACATTGAACATTATGCCGATGTTATTGGGAAAAATGTGGAAAAAGCTTCTTTCGAAGGCGGAGTACACGACCTGCTGCTTTCTCAGAAACAGGTAAGAGATAAAGTATTTCAGAAAATGGAAGAATTCCTAAAAAACAATCTGTAA
- a CDS encoding NfeD family protein encodes MENLTAHESLEIITSAIQKTKENIKEQSFFYLFWGWLTVSAALIQYALISFTAFQANYLPWVILMPIGVIVSVIYGKKHGKQRGYETYLDMFLKYLWIVIGFSFFLIVFISIVLQVNTTIFILFLAGVGTLVSGMAMKFKPLIAGGILFFAFTIVSLYVSAQTGLLILSLAILTGYLIPAYLLKKS; translated from the coding sequence ATGGAAAACTTAACAGCACATGAAAGCCTCGAAATCATCACTTCGGCTATTCAGAAAACAAAAGAAAACATAAAAGAGCAAAGCTTCTTTTATTTATTTTGGGGATGGCTAACCGTTTCAGCCGCCCTTATACAGTATGCATTGATAAGCTTTACCGCTTTTCAGGCCAATTATCTTCCCTGGGTAATATTGATGCCCATCGGTGTAATTGTATCGGTCATTTATGGTAAAAAACACGGAAAACAGCGGGGATACGAAACATATCTCGATATGTTTTTGAAATACTTGTGGATTGTCATTGGTTTTTCTTTTTTCCTGATTGTTTTCATTTCTATCGTCCTTCAGGTCAATACAACCATTTTTATTTTATTTCTTGCCGGGGTAGGGACACTTGTTTCGGGAATGGCCATGAAATTTAAACCTTTAATTGCCGGGGGCATTTTATTTTTCGCTTTCACCATTGTTTCGCTTTATGTTTCCGCCCAAACGGGACTATTGATTTTGTCTCTTGCCATTTTAACGGGCTACCTGATTCCGGCTTATCTTTTAAAGAAATCTTAA
- a CDS encoding alpha/beta fold hydrolase — protein MLLVLFFMLILAMIAITYFLPPPHHDFFELYPENDVFAQKLKEFRARPLKKIELNGESWFYYSGGKGTKTLLFIHGMGGAYDIWWNQIIAFENQFKTIAFTLPQKVNTLEKAEKGILKILQAEKIQQFSVIGTSMGGYIVQYLTQHHPERIEQAIFGNTFPPNDLLLNKNRTKRKMIPFLPEILLYWLSKKNLINVILPAAQNNALLYAVLQGLPFNKKQFINRLDIVLQPFPIPVKNNSVPLLIFESDNDPLIPKILREQLKHLYPDAKVHTFHQQGHFPYLNAASEYNQVLNHFLNDFQSSN, from the coding sequence ATGTTACTTGTTCTCTTTTTTATGTTAATACTGGCCATGATAGCCATAACTTACTTTTTGCCTCCGCCCCATCATGATTTTTTTGAATTGTATCCGGAAAACGATGTATTTGCCCAGAAGTTAAAAGAATTTCGCGCCCGTCCGTTGAAAAAAATAGAATTAAATGGAGAATCCTGGTTTTATTATTCAGGAGGAAAAGGCACAAAAACATTACTGTTTATACATGGCATGGGAGGGGCTTATGATATTTGGTGGAACCAGATCATCGCTTTTGAAAACCAATTTAAAACCATAGCTTTTACACTCCCCCAAAAAGTCAATACACTGGAAAAAGCAGAAAAAGGGATCTTAAAAATCCTTCAAGCAGAAAAAATTCAACAATTTTCCGTGATCGGAACCTCCATGGGAGGATATATTGTCCAGTATTTAACACAACACCATCCGGAAAGAATAGAACAAGCCATTTTCGGGAATACTTTTCCTCCCAACGATCTCTTGTTAAATAAAAACCGAACAAAACGAAAAATGATCCCTTTCCTGCCAGAAATACTTTTGTATTGGTTGAGCAAAAAGAATCTCATCAATGTCATTTTACCTGCAGCACAAAACAATGCGCTGCTATACGCTGTACTACAAGGCCTTCCGTTCAATAAAAAACAATTTATCAACCGGCTGGATATTGTACTCCAACCATTTCCAATTCCGGTAAAAAATAATTCCGTTCCCTTGCTTATTTTCGAGTCGGATAACGACCCTTTGATTCCAAAAATACTCAGGGAACAACTAAAACATCTTTATCCGGACGCAAAAGTGCACACCTTTCACCAACAAGGCCATTTTCCTTACCTAAATGCAGCATCAGAATACAATCAGGTTTTAAATCATTTTCTTAATGATTTTCAATCATCTAACTAA
- the rpsF gene encoding 30S ribosomal protein S6, translating to MVNQYETVFILTPVLSEDQVKETVKAYEKLITDNGGEMVNVENWGMRKLAYPIQKKSTGFYNLFEYRVDGSFIEKFELAMKRDEKVMRFLTVKLDKHAIAYNEKRRKKFAESKKEETAEKA from the coding sequence ATGGTAAATCAGTATGAAACCGTTTTCATTTTAACTCCCGTTTTATCTGAAGATCAGGTAAAGGAAACGGTAAAAGCCTACGAAAAACTCATCACAGACAATGGTGGTGAGATGGTTAATGTGGAAAATTGGGGCATGCGAAAGCTGGCCTACCCCATCCAGAAAAAATCAACCGGATTTTATAATCTGTTTGAATACAGGGTTGACGGATCGTTTATTGAAAAATTTGAGCTTGCAATGAAACGCGACGAAAAAGTCATGCGTTTTCTCACCGTGAAGCTGGATAAACACGCCATTGCTTACAACGAAAAAAGGCGGAAGAAATTTGCAGAAAGCAAAAAAGAAGAAACCGCTGAAAAAGCTTAA
- a CDS encoding ABC transporter ATP-binding protein produces the protein MSIIETKGIYKTYEETKVPVKALNGVDLKIEEGEFTAIVGPSGSGKTTLLNILGGLDLPSQGDIFIDGTNLKSLTSRQLIDFRLYNTGFVFQAYNLIPVLTARENTEFILELQKVPKKVRRQKAMELLEAVGIADKADHKPGQLSGGQQQRVAVARALASQPRFIIADEPTANLDSRSTNELLEIMAEMNRKYKTTFVFATHDQRVMDKARRIVTLDDGKIISDETFKRK, from the coding sequence ATGAGCATCATCGAAACAAAAGGAATCTACAAAACTTACGAAGAAACAAAAGTTCCGGTAAAAGCCCTTAACGGCGTAGATCTGAAAATTGAAGAAGGTGAGTTTACCGCCATTGTAGGGCCATCCGGCTCGGGAAAAACTACTTTGCTGAATATCTTAGGCGGGCTGGATTTGCCCTCACAGGGCGATATCTTCATTGACGGAACCAATTTAAAATCACTTACTTCTCGACAACTGATCGACTTCCGGTTATACAACACTGGTTTTGTTTTTCAGGCTTATAATCTGATCCCGGTGCTGACCGCCCGTGAAAACACCGAATTTATTCTTGAGCTGCAAAAAGTCCCCAAAAAGGTTCGCCGCCAAAAAGCCATGGAATTACTTGAAGCCGTAGGAATTGCAGACAAAGCAGACCACAAACCCGGGCAGCTTTCGGGCGGACAACAGCAACGGGTAGCAGTAGCCCGGGCACTTGCATCGCAACCCCGCTTCATTATTGCCGACGAACCCACAGCCAATCTCGACTCACGTTCTACCAATGAGCTCCTGGAAATCATGGCCGAAATGAACCGGAAATACAAAACCACGTTTGTTTTTGCCACACACGATCAGCGGGTTATGGACAAAGCCCGCCGGATTGTAACCCTTGATGATGGAAAAATCATTTCGGATGAAACATTCAAAAGAAAATAA
- the rplI gene encoding 50S ribosomal protein L9, with the protein MEIILKQDINGLGYKNDLITVKDGYARNYLIPKGMAIVATDSAKKVLAEVKKQQAYKEEKIRKEAEELAKVLEGAQLTIGVKASTKGKIFGSVNNIMIADAIKDQKKVEVDRKKIEVNGDAIKEVGTYKATVKLHKDIAVEVQLDVKAE; encoded by the coding sequence ATGGAGATTATTTTAAAACAAGATATTAACGGATTGGGCTATAAAAACGATCTGATTACCGTAAAAGACGGTTATGCACGTAATTACCTGATCCCAAAAGGAATGGCTATCGTTGCCACCGATTCTGCTAAAAAAGTATTGGCCGAAGTAAAAAAACAACAGGCCTATAAAGAAGAAAAAATCAGAAAAGAAGCCGAAGAATTGGCTAAAGTTCTGGAAGGTGCCCAGCTGACTATTGGCGTAAAAGCCAGTACAAAAGGTAAAATTTTCGGCTCGGTGAACAACATCATGATTGCCGACGCTATTAAAGACCAGAAAAAAGTGGAAGTAGACCGTAAGAAGATTGAAGTTAATGGCGACGCCATTAAAGAAGTAGGTACCTACAAAGCCACTGTTAAGCTGCATAAAGACATTGCCGTTGAAGTGCAACTGGATGTAAAAGCCGAATAA